GCCGATTATTCTGGGCATTACCGCGTTTGTCCTGCTCTATGTGGTGCAGATATATCCCGATTGGGAAATGAAGCGCGTGGCGGCTCTCGGCGCTGCTGTGTTCCTGGGCTACAAGGGACCTGAGCTTTACATCGGCAATATGGCCAAGAAGCGCACGAATGAGATCCGCAAGGGTCTGCCCGATGCACTGGACCTGCTGGTAATCTGCGCCGAAGCGGGCCTGACTGTTGATGCTGCGTTCAACCGCGTGGCAAAGGAGCTGGGTAGGGCCTACCCCGAACTCGGCGATGAGTTCGCTCTTACCGCTATCGAGTTGTCTTTCCTTAGCGAACGCAGAATGGCGTTCAATAACCTCGCTTATAGGGTCGACCTGGAACAGGTACGCGGCGTTGTAACAACGATGGTGCAAACCGAGCGCTATGGTACGCCGCTTGCCTCAGCCTTGCGTGTACTGTCTGCAGAGTTCCGCAATGAACGCATGATGCGCGCAGAGGAGAAAGCAGCGCGCCTGCCTGCCATCATGACAATTCCGCTGATCTGCTTCATTCTGCCTGTGCTGTTCATCGTGATCCTTGGGCCGGCAGCCTGTTCAATCAGCGACGCACTGCTCACAGATTAAGAAGTTTGGAAGAGATTTGAGCACGGGTGTTGCGGCAATTGGTGCCACATCATCCGTGCTCTAATCCTTTGTCTTCTCCGCAAGTTCCGCCGCCCGCCCGCGAATTCGTGTAAGCAGGGAACGGAATTGCCGTTGCTCGGCTGCATCGAAATCGGAAAACAGGTCGCGTTCGGTAGCAAGCGCCAGCGGCATCACTTCCTCGTGAATCGCCCAGCCCTCACCCGTCAGCTGCAGGAAATGCGAACGCCCGTCATCCTTGTTTGGTGCGCGAGCGATCAGGCCGCGATCCTCTAGAACTTTGCATGCGCGATTCACGGCAACCTTGTCCATCAGCGTCGCTTCCGTGAGCGATCTTTGGGTCAAGGCGGCACCGCGCGCCTGGGCGTCACCCAATACTGCTATCACGCGCCATTCCGGAATTTTGAGCGCGAAACGTTTGTGATAACGTTCCGCGATCAAACTGCTAACCGCGTTTGAGGCAATTGAAAGCTGGTAAGGTAAAAAGCTTTCCAACTGCCCTGTCGGCAGCTCATCATCAAGGTGTTCAGCCATCAGGTCAGTCATCATTGCTTGCTGTCATCACTATGGTTTCTCATGAAACGATAGCTGGATGCAAGACCCGCGCGAGCGGGCAACCGAAGTTTCTTCAACGATACTCCACCTTATCCCACCAGGGATAAAAATCCGGCATGTCTTCGCTGACTTTCGCAGGATAACGCGGCGCGCGCTTTTCAAGGAAGCTGGCAATACCCTCCTTGGCATCCGCACCGCGGGACAGGCGATAGATGGCTCGGCTATCGATCCTGTGCGCATCCATAGGATGATCACCACTTGGCAAACGCCACATCATTGCGCGTGTCATCGCGACTGAAACAGCCGAAGTGTTATCTGCAATTTCGCGCGCCAGCCCTTGTGCTGCGTCCATTAATTCATTTTGCGAATGAATAGACCGAATCAATCCGCCATTATGCGCCTCAGCCGCATCAAAAACGCGCC
The Altererythrobacter ishigakiensis genome window above contains:
- a CDS encoding type II secretion system F family protein; its protein translation is MLNQPSGPTLLGFDVIIVGSILAGIAALAVVFAIYNAVTIKDPMAGRVKALNSRRDELKAGIITQSAKKRTSLVRKTDKTDKVKQRLEGMKVLQQSQIEEIQQKLAHAGIRNKELAVYVIGARAILPIILGITAFVLLYVVQIYPDWEMKRVAALGAAVFLGYKGPELYIGNMAKKRTNEIRKGLPDALDLLVICAEAGLTVDAAFNRVAKELGRAYPELGDEFALTAIELSFLSERRMAFNNLAYRVDLEQVRGVVTTMVQTERYGTPLASALRVLSAEFRNERMMRAEEKAARLPAIMTIPLICFILPVLFIVILGPAACSISDALLTD
- a CDS encoding MarR family winged helix-turn-helix transcriptional regulator translates to MMTDLMAEHLDDELPTGQLESFLPYQLSIASNAVSSLIAERYHKRFALKIPEWRVIAVLGDAQARGAALTQRSLTEATLMDKVAVNRACKVLEDRGLIARAPNKDDGRSHFLQLTGEGWAIHEEVMPLALATERDLFSDFDAAEQRQFRSLLTRIRGRAAELAEKTKD